The following are encoded in a window of Arthrobacter woluwensis genomic DNA:
- the rpsB gene encoding 30S ribosomal protein S2, with translation MPVVTMRQLLDSGVHFGHQTRRWNPKMKRFILTERNGIYIIDLQQALSYIDRAYEHVKATVAHGGTVLFVGTKKQAQEAIAEQATRVGQPYVNQRWLGGMLTNFQTVAKRIQRMKELEELNFDDVAGSGYTKKELLLLKRELTKLEANLGGIRNLTKTPSLLWVVDTKKEHLAVDEAKKLGIPVVAILDTNCDPDEVDFPIPGNDDAIRSVNLLTRVVADAVAEGLIARNNRANGTAETAEEPLAAWERELLEGEKAAEAPAAEATEAPAAEAPAAE, from the coding sequence ATGCCCGTCGTAACCATGCGCCAGCTGCTCGACAGCGGTGTCCACTTCGGCCACCAGACCCGCCGTTGGAACCCGAAGATGAAGCGCTTCATCCTCACCGAGCGCAACGGCATCTACATCATCGACCTGCAGCAGGCTCTGTCCTACATCGACCGTGCCTACGAGCACGTCAAGGCCACGGTCGCCCACGGCGGCACCGTGCTCTTCGTCGGCACCAAGAAGCAGGCTCAGGAAGCAATCGCCGAGCAGGCCACCCGCGTGGGCCAGCCCTACGTGAACCAGCGCTGGCTGGGCGGTATGCTCACCAACTTCCAGACCGTCGCCAAGCGCATCCAGCGCATGAAGGAGCTCGAAGAGCTCAACTTCGACGACGTCGCCGGCTCCGGCTACACCAAGAAGGAGCTCCTGCTCCTCAAGCGTGAGCTGACCAAGCTCGAGGCCAACCTCGGTGGTATCCGCAACCTCACGAAGACCCCTTCCCTCCTCTGGGTGGTTGACACCAAGAAGGAGCACCTGGCGGTTGACGAGGCCAAGAAGCTGGGTATCCCGGTCGTCGCCATCCTCGACACCAACTGCGATCCGGATGAGGTCGACTTCCCGATCCCGGGCAACGATGACGCCATCCGCTCCGTGAACCTGCTGACCCGCGTTGTTGCCGACGCCGTCGCCGAGGGTTTGATCGCTCGTAACAACCGCGCAAACGGCACCGCCGAGACTGCTGAAGAGCCCCTGGCCGCCTGGGAGCGCGAGCTCCTGGAAGGCGAGAAGGCTGCTGAGGCTCCCGCTGCTGAAGCTACTGAGGCTCCCGCTGCTGAGGCTCCGGCCGCCGAGTAA
- a CDS encoding M23 family metallopeptidase, translated as MTSTKTLDRPRSCPQPARPPRRRRVAARPVVRTGVLVASLLAALPVSAAADSPGVIHSSSHGPTAGAASHWDWPLEHPGRPLRHDVLRPFDPPDQPWLSGHRGVDLRASEGDGAAVLSPADGVVSFRGTVVDRPVITIDHGHGLKSSFEPVESDLKPGEAVHRGQRIGSLRPGHCAVSVCVHWGVRREDDYVDPLRFIQDPRPSILLPWR; from the coding sequence ATGACGAGCACGAAGACCCTGGACCGACCACGAAGCTGTCCGCAGCCAGCCCGTCCACCACGACGGCGCCGGGTCGCCGCCCGCCCCGTCGTCCGGACAGGCGTTCTGGTGGCGTCGCTGCTGGCGGCACTGCCCGTCTCCGCCGCGGCGGACTCCCCAGGAGTCATCCACTCCTCGTCACACGGACCCACGGCCGGGGCCGCCTCTCACTGGGACTGGCCCTTGGAACATCCCGGACGGCCTCTGCGTCACGATGTGCTGCGACCATTCGATCCGCCCGACCAGCCCTGGCTGAGCGGGCACCGTGGAGTCGATCTCCGAGCTTCAGAAGGCGATGGGGCCGCCGTCCTCTCCCCCGCCGACGGCGTCGTCAGCTTCCGCGGCACCGTCGTGGACCGCCCGGTCATCACCATCGACCATGGTCATGGACTGAAGAGCAGCTTCGAACCGGTCGAGAGTGATCTGAAACCCGGAGAGGCGGTGCACCGGGGCCAGCGCATCGGCTCGCTTCGGCCCGGACACTGCGCCGTGTCCGTCTGCGTCCACTGGGGCGTACGTCGGGAGGACGACTATGTGGACCCCCTGCGTTTCATCCAGGACCCCCGCCCATCGATCCTGCTGCCCTGGAGATGA
- a CDS encoding acyl-CoA dehydrogenase family protein: MAKAELDINNLPYADGDFFAFEQLLSDKERDRLSEIRTWLDREVRPIAVDCWNRGEFPMELIPKLAELDVMSPVHRQGYSNLFAGIVHAEFTRADTSIATFMGVHDGLFTGSIEALASEEQKEAWLPDIYAMKKIGAFGLTEPLGGSDVAGGTRTTAQKDGDTWILNGAKRWIGNATFSDYVVIYARDVADNQVKAFLVDTTLPGYRATKIENKISLRTVQNADIVLENVVVPDSHKLAGGNSFRDTNKVLKVTRLAVAWQAVGQQLAAFDVARRYAVERHQFGRPLASFQLVQEQLVKILGNAVSSMGMMVRLSQLEDAGVAKDEQSALAKAFTTARMRESVAIGRSLLGGNGIVTDYEIAKIFADAEAIYSYEGTYEINTLVTGRAITGISAIV; the protein is encoded by the coding sequence ATGGCCAAGGCCGAGCTGGACATCAACAATCTGCCGTACGCGGATGGCGACTTCTTCGCCTTCGAACAATTGCTCTCCGACAAGGAGCGCGACCGCCTGAGCGAGATCAGGACGTGGCTCGACCGTGAGGTCCGGCCCATCGCCGTGGACTGCTGGAACCGCGGCGAATTCCCCATGGAGCTGATTCCCAAGCTCGCGGAGCTGGACGTGATGAGCCCGGTGCACCGCCAGGGGTATTCGAACCTGTTCGCGGGCATCGTCCACGCCGAGTTCACGCGTGCGGACACGTCCATCGCCACCTTCATGGGAGTCCATGACGGCCTCTTCACCGGCTCGATCGAGGCGCTCGCCTCGGAGGAGCAGAAGGAAGCGTGGCTGCCGGACATCTACGCCATGAAGAAGATCGGCGCCTTCGGCCTGACCGAACCCCTCGGTGGTTCGGACGTGGCCGGCGGCACGCGGACCACCGCGCAGAAGGACGGCGACACCTGGATCCTCAACGGCGCGAAGCGCTGGATCGGCAACGCCACCTTCTCGGACTACGTCGTCATCTACGCCCGTGACGTCGCGGACAACCAGGTCAAGGCGTTCCTCGTGGACACCACGCTGCCGGGCTACCGTGCCACGAAGATTGAGAACAAGATCTCGCTGCGCACCGTCCAGAACGCGGACATCGTGCTGGAGAACGTCGTCGTTCCGGACAGCCACAAGCTCGCGGGCGGCAACAGCTTCCGGGACACCAATAAGGTCCTCAAGGTCACCCGCCTGGCAGTCGCCTGGCAGGCGGTGGGGCAGCAGCTCGCCGCGTTCGACGTCGCGCGGCGCTACGCGGTGGAGCGTCACCAGTTCGGCCGCCCGCTGGCCTCGTTCCAGCTCGTGCAGGAGCAGCTCGTCAAGATCCTCGGCAACGCCGTGAGCTCCATGGGCATGATGGTCCGGCTGTCGCAGCTCGAGGACGCCGGAGTCGCCAAGGATGAGCAGTCCGCGCTGGCCAAGGCGTTCACCACTGCGCGGATGCGTGAGTCGGTGGCGATCGGCCGCAGCCTTCTGGGCGGCAACGGCATCGTGACCGACTATGAGATCGCCAAGATCTTCGCCGACGCCGAGGCCATCTACTCCTATGAGGGCACCTACGAGATCAACACCCTGGTGACGGGACGCGCCATCACCGGGATCTCCGCCATCGTCTGA
- a CDS encoding biotin carboxylase gives MVRKAASNGADSQQGTTAATASPRTRKAVATAVPPEPTPTLEPVAPTLEPTVAAVVAPDVKTGPAKTSGVRGALTKRIPAPRRSRTSKPAPRIRNRSKGDGRHLNNMSEIRHFFRTDESPIFFVGASAFNLLGLDRWVRGFSYITYYDSWEGTHPRVFTPADKPYIEFQSGEEINNWLLTNHEVRAHIEHRTPAGVHPKIVMVFFNEETEHICQELGYELILPPAALRERLDSKMETTRIATSAGVDSVPNVMTTVDSWADVVKATKAAKLGTDLVIQTAYGDSGKTTYFVTSEEEFDAVAENLRGEEVKIMKRINNRPIAVEAVITHHGTIVGPCMTEITGHKALTPYRGGWAGNEMYPDVLAEKARHATTELVRKLGDRLAKEGYRGFFEVDVLLDTDTDEVYLGELNPRISGASAITNVTAGAYADVPLFVFHLLEYSGVEFTLDVDEINARWEELASEDEWSHMVIKHTDKTVEHIDAAPTTGLYVLDGQGRFVFAHRELDWHLVNNESEAFYLRIYGPGDYRWKGADLGILVTKGRLQGSHGGLTIHARHLIESIRSMYRATPLPDSEPVKWPAPAKGN, from the coding sequence ATGGTCCGGAAAGCAGCGTCCAACGGAGCAGACAGCCAGCAGGGCACCACCGCAGCCACCGCGTCGCCACGCACCAGAAAAGCCGTAGCGACGGCCGTTCCGCCCGAACCGACGCCCACGCTCGAACCGGTCGCGCCGACCCTCGAACCCACGGTCGCCGCCGTCGTCGCTCCGGATGTCAAGACCGGCCCTGCCAAGACCTCCGGCGTGCGCGGCGCCCTCACCAAGCGCATCCCCGCGCCGCGCCGTTCACGCACCAGCAAGCCGGCTCCCCGCATCCGCAACCGCAGCAAGGGCGACGGACGCCACCTGAACAACATGTCGGAGATCCGGCACTTCTTCCGGACGGACGAATCCCCCATCTTCTTCGTGGGCGCCTCGGCGTTCAATCTCCTCGGTCTCGACCGCTGGGTCCGCGGTTTCTCCTACATCACCTACTACGACAGCTGGGAAGGCACCCATCCCCGGGTGTTCACTCCCGCCGACAAGCCGTACATCGAATTCCAGAGCGGCGAGGAGATCAACAACTGGCTGCTCACGAACCACGAGGTCCGCGCCCACATCGAGCACCGCACCCCGGCCGGCGTGCATCCCAAGATCGTCATGGTCTTCTTCAATGAGGAGACCGAGCACATCTGCCAGGAACTCGGCTACGAGCTGATCCTTCCGCCGGCCGCCCTGCGCGAACGCCTCGACTCCAAGATGGAGACCACCCGCATCGCCACGTCCGCCGGCGTGGACAGCGTCCCGAACGTGATGACGACGGTGGACAGCTGGGCCGACGTCGTGAAGGCCACCAAGGCGGCAAAGCTGGGCACGGACCTGGTCATCCAGACCGCCTACGGCGACTCCGGCAAGACCACCTACTTCGTCACGTCGGAAGAGGAGTTCGACGCGGTCGCTGAAAACCTCCGAGGCGAGGAGGTGAAGATCATGAAGCGGATCAACAACCGCCCGATCGCGGTCGAGGCCGTCATCACCCACCACGGCACCATCGTGGGCCCGTGCATGACCGAGATCACCGGCCATAAGGCGCTCACCCCGTACCGCGGCGGCTGGGCCGGCAACGAGATGTACCCGGACGTCCTGGCCGAGAAGGCACGGCATGCCACCACGGAACTCGTGCGGAAGCTCGGTGACCGTCTCGCGAAGGAGGGGTACCGCGGGTTCTTCGAAGTCGACGTCCTGCTCGACACGGACACCGACGAGGTCTACCTCGGCGAGCTGAACCCCCGGATCAGCGGGGCCTCCGCCATCACCAACGTGACGGCGGGCGCCTACGCCGATGTGCCGCTCTTCGTCTTCCACCTCCTTGAATACTCGGGCGTCGAGTTCACCCTGGACGTGGATGAGATCAACGCCCGCTGGGAGGAACTCGCCTCAGAGGACGAGTGGAGCCACATGGTGATCAAACACACGGACAAGACCGTGGAGCACATCGACGCCGCCCCCACCACCGGACTGTATGTGCTGGACGGTCAGGGCCGGTTCGTCTTCGCGCACCGGGAGCTGGACTGGCACCTGGTCAACAACGAGTCGGAAGCGTTCTACCTGCGCATCTATGGTCCGGGCGATTATCGCTGGAAGGGTGCGGACCTCGGGATCCTGGTCACGAAGGGCCGCCTCCAGGGCTCCCACGGCGGCCTGACGATCCATGCGCGCCACCTCATCGAGTCGATCCGGAGCATGTACCGCGCCACCCCGCTTCCGGATTCCGAACCCGTGAAATGGCCCGCTCCCGCGAAAGGGAATTAA
- a CDS encoding serine hydrolase domain-containing protein: MFADESYGMSTGQPSTPAAPPLDQWQLAPHLNWSMQNIATFLPVRSIPRGVRATVLPPAPVDLSAVPVPHPWEDRTATFAEVLESTFTDGWVVTKDGALVGEGYFNTMTPASVHLLMSVSKSLTTSVAGSLQGSGELDADALVTSYVPALAGSGYEGATVRHLMDMRTGVRFSEKYLDPDAEVRLLEQAIGWAPRRHPNAPATLLDFLASLGKDRDHGGAFDYKSCETDALGFVLEGATGRHAADLMSERLWQPMGAELGAHVGVDSAGEGMFDGGVSAGLRDLARFGNLFLRDGFALDDTPVLPSWWVADTFAGGPDSRDAFANAPEPTLMPGGMYRNGFWFPREGSNPLLALGIHGQMVYVNRSAGVVAAKLSSWPTPQDGEKLLWTVNAFDAVSWVLTR; the protein is encoded by the coding sequence ATGTTTGCAGACGAGAGCTACGGCATGAGCACCGGCCAACCGAGCACTCCGGCTGCCCCTCCTCTGGACCAGTGGCAGCTGGCTCCGCACCTCAACTGGTCGATGCAGAACATCGCCACGTTCCTTCCGGTGCGGTCCATCCCACGGGGCGTCCGCGCCACTGTTCTGCCTCCGGCCCCGGTCGATCTGTCCGCGGTCCCGGTCCCCCATCCCTGGGAGGACCGCACGGCGACGTTCGCCGAGGTCCTGGAAAGCACCTTCACCGACGGCTGGGTGGTGACGAAGGACGGCGCTCTCGTGGGTGAGGGCTACTTCAACACCATGACCCCGGCCAGCGTCCACCTCTTGATGTCCGTGAGCAAGTCCCTCACCACCTCGGTGGCGGGATCCCTCCAGGGCAGCGGGGAACTGGACGCCGACGCTCTCGTGACCAGCTACGTCCCGGCTCTGGCCGGCTCGGGCTACGAAGGCGCCACCGTCCGGCACCTCATGGACATGCGGACGGGCGTCCGTTTCTCGGAGAAGTATCTGGACCCCGACGCCGAGGTGCGACTCCTGGAGCAGGCCATCGGCTGGGCTCCTCGCCGTCACCCGAACGCCCCGGCCACCCTGCTGGACTTCCTGGCGAGCCTGGGCAAGGACCGGGACCACGGCGGCGCCTTCGACTACAAGTCGTGCGAGACCGACGCCCTCGGGTTCGTGCTCGAAGGCGCGACGGGCCGTCACGCCGCCGACCTCATGTCCGAGCGGCTCTGGCAGCCCATGGGCGCCGAACTCGGCGCGCACGTGGGCGTGGACAGCGCCGGTGAAGGCATGTTCGACGGCGGCGTGTCCGCCGGGCTGCGGGACCTGGCACGCTTCGGCAACCTGTTCCTCCGCGACGGCTTTGCGCTCGATGACACCCCGGTCCTCCCGTCCTGGTGGGTCGCGGACACGTTCGCCGGCGGCCCCGACAGCCGGGACGCCTTCGCGAACGCGCCCGAGCCGACGCTCATGCCGGGCGGCATGTACCGCAACGGGTTCTGGTTCCCTCGCGAGGGATCCAATCCGCTCCTGGCTCTCGGCATCCACGGCCAGATGGTCTACGTGAACCGCTCCGCCGGCGTCGTGGCCGCGAAGCTCTCCAGCTGGCCGACCCCGCAGGACGGCGAAAAGCTGCTCTGGACCGTGAACGCCTTCGACGCGGTGTCCTGGGTCCTGACCCGCTGA
- a CDS encoding NAD(P)-dependent oxidoreductase, whose product MKPLIAVLAAQGRSGQACVAALLEAGFRVRAGVRSASTLPGHPGLEEMRCDARNKDEVAALLDGADVAVSMIGHNRRSSADVQSVAIQHCVEIIAARQPETRLISLTGTGVRLPGDRIPLFDRAANFAIGVVDPKRIADGKEHVRILQESPVDYTIIRVLKLTGGSHHGTVNLTPHGPAELFTPRARVGAAVVQLVESGGFSRAMPVISGTS is encoded by the coding sequence ATGAAGCCATTGATCGCTGTACTCGCTGCTCAGGGACGATCCGGCCAGGCGTGCGTGGCCGCGCTGCTCGAGGCCGGTTTCCGGGTCAGGGCGGGCGTCAGGTCCGCATCGACCCTGCCGGGCCATCCCGGCCTCGAGGAGATGCGCTGCGACGCGAGGAACAAGGACGAGGTCGCCGCCCTTCTGGACGGGGCCGACGTCGCGGTCAGCATGATCGGCCACAACCGTCGCTCCAGCGCCGATGTCCAGTCGGTGGCGATCCAGCACTGCGTGGAAATCATCGCCGCCCGGCAGCCGGAGACCCGCCTCATCTCCCTCACCGGGACCGGCGTCCGCCTCCCCGGGGACCGCATCCCCCTCTTCGACCGTGCCGCCAACTTCGCGATCGGCGTCGTGGACCCGAAGCGCATCGCCGACGGTAAGGAGCACGTGCGGATCCTTCAGGAGAGCCCCGTGGACTACACGATCATCCGCGTCCTGAAACTCACAGGCGGGAGCCACCACGGCACGGTGAACCTCACCCCGCACGGCCCGGCCGAACTGTTCACGCCGCGCGCCCGGGTGGGCGCCGCCGTCGTTCAGCTGGTGGAATCCGGCGGCTTCTCCCGAGCCATGCCGGTCATCAGCGGCACCTCCTGA
- a CDS encoding serine hydrolase domain-containing protein has product MTEHPTSRATATTALRDHVLGALHPGDGSAPLFSAVVVLVSDAGEVLAREAHGLTADWVDESGTRRRGAPVTGDTLFDLASITKSFVTAAALAEFADRGFLESGREGLRIPVKEWLPEYRELPAVTLLDVLTHRAGLPSEWEDNRPGPDAWGRFRTVLPTGPAGTVHAYSCVGFIWLGLCLEAMTGTPLDEIVGDRILRPLGLTNTGYRPSIPLDGVAATEIQPGRGLVHGQVHDETAWALGGVSGNAGLFSTAGDLLTFTEMLRNGGVHEGDQVLSPGAVGLMTTPVPGPVSGQYEQAVGLRVGEPWHHALAPGGLRIPVPAGHGGYTGTAFGFVPGGRRSVVLLTNRVHPHRGEDDRFAAFRQRLMELAGGL; this is encoded by the coding sequence ATGACCGAACACCCCACTTCCCGCGCGACGGCGACGACGGCGCTCCGCGACCATGTGCTCGGGGCCCTGCACCCCGGCGACGGGTCGGCGCCGCTGTTCTCCGCCGTCGTCGTCCTGGTGAGCGATGCGGGGGAGGTGCTCGCGAGAGAGGCCCACGGGCTGACCGCCGACTGGGTGGACGAGAGCGGCACACGCCGACGGGGAGCGCCGGTCACGGGGGACACGCTGTTCGACCTGGCGTCGATCACGAAGTCATTCGTCACCGCCGCGGCGCTCGCGGAGTTCGCGGACCGCGGCTTCCTGGAATCCGGACGGGAAGGACTGCGCATCCCCGTGAAGGAGTGGCTGCCCGAGTACCGGGAGCTGCCCGCGGTGACCCTTCTTGATGTTCTGACGCACCGGGCCGGCCTGCCGAGCGAGTGGGAGGACAACCGGCCGGGACCCGACGCCTGGGGGCGGTTCCGCACGGTGCTGCCGACCGGTCCCGCCGGAACCGTTCACGCCTACTCGTGCGTCGGCTTCATCTGGCTGGGTCTGTGCCTGGAAGCCATGACCGGCACACCGCTGGACGAGATCGTGGGGGACCGGATCCTGCGCCCGCTGGGCCTCACGAACACCGGCTATCGGCCCTCGATTCCGCTGGACGGGGTTGCGGCGACCGAGATCCAGCCGGGGCGGGGGCTCGTCCACGGGCAGGTGCACGACGAGACCGCCTGGGCGCTGGGCGGGGTGAGCGGCAACGCCGGCCTGTTCAGCACGGCCGGCGACCTGCTCACCTTCACCGAGATGCTGCGGAACGGCGGAGTCCATGAGGGTGATCAGGTGCTCAGTCCCGGTGCGGTCGGCCTCATGACGACGCCCGTGCCCGGGCCGGTCTCCGGACAGTACGAGCAGGCGGTCGGCCTCCGGGTGGGCGAGCCGTGGCACCACGCGCTGGCGCCGGGTGGCCTACGGATTCCGGTTCCGGCAGGGCATGGCGGCTACACGGGAACGGCCTTCGGATTCGTGCCGGGAGGACGCCGGAGCGTCGTCCTGTTGACCAATCGCGTGCACCCGCACCGCGGCGAGGACGACCGGTTCGCGGCCTTCCGGCAGCGGCTGATGGAGCTGGCCGGAGGCCTCTGA
- a CDS encoding SRPBCC family protein: MAQIHETIDVEVPLWTAYDQWTQFELFPEFMDHAAQTEQLEDDLVRFTTTIGGVRRTFTARIQEQRPDRMIRWQDTDRPAHHGEIRFEPVGPDATRLDVSILWNPEDVVEAIGSFFKLDQVSVHQDLANFKKYIEERHQASGGWHGTIPSPNDGPPPGQPPLTDPPTV; the protein is encoded by the coding sequence ATGGCACAGATTCACGAAACCATCGACGTCGAGGTCCCCCTGTGGACCGCGTACGACCAGTGGACGCAGTTCGAGCTCTTCCCCGAGTTCATGGACCACGCCGCCCAGACAGAACAGCTCGAGGACGATCTGGTCCGGTTCACGACCACGATCGGCGGCGTCCGCCGGACCTTCACCGCGCGGATCCAGGAACAGAGGCCGGACCGCATGATCCGGTGGCAGGACACGGACCGTCCCGCGCACCACGGCGAGATCCGCTTCGAACCCGTCGGTCCGGACGCCACACGCCTGGACGTGTCCATCCTGTGGAACCCGGAGGATGTGGTGGAAGCGATCGGTTCGTTCTTCAAGCTGGACCAGGTCAGCGTTCACCAGGATCTGGCGAACTTTAAGAAATACATCGAGGAACGCCACCAGGCGAGCGGCGGCTGGCATGGGACGATCCCCTCGCCGAACGACGGTCCGCCCCCGGGGCAGCCCCCGCTGACGGACCCGCCGACGGTGTGA
- a CDS encoding MarR family winged helix-turn-helix transcriptional regulator — MALELINRSWLEGGDQDRVLSALHLLREFVVVEAETRTNLMADLKIKSNDLSALRFVLDGSEEGAVSPRALGHHLGITSASTTALVNRLEHAGYLRREPDPKDRRGLVLHTTQAARVLLESSLQRQVSSLLAAAGSFNPDELAVVEDFLQAVTDALRS, encoded by the coding sequence ATGGCACTGGAACTCATCAACAGAAGCTGGCTTGAGGGAGGCGACCAGGACCGCGTCCTGTCCGCACTCCACCTGCTGAGGGAGTTCGTCGTGGTGGAAGCCGAGACCCGGACCAACCTCATGGCGGACCTGAAGATCAAGAGCAACGACCTCTCGGCACTGCGGTTCGTCCTCGACGGATCGGAGGAAGGCGCCGTCAGCCCTCGCGCCCTCGGACACCACCTCGGCATCACCTCGGCCTCCACCACCGCCCTCGTCAACCGCCTCGAACACGCGGGATACCTGCGTCGGGAGCCCGACCCCAAGGACCGCAGGGGCCTGGTGCTGCACACCACGCAGGCGGCGCGCGTGCTGCTCGAGTCCAGCCTGCAGCGGCAGGTTTCGTCCCTGCTCGCCGCGGCCGGATCCTTCAACCCGGACGAACTGGCCGTCGTCGAGGATTTCCTCCAAGCGGTCACCGACGCCCTCCGCTCCTGA
- a CDS encoding SDR family oxidoreductase produces MSDQYTFRDPVTLFPEVTPPIQHQEPPGLEILMTPEPDLGDDYYRGLGRLEGRKALVTGGDSGIGAAVAIAFAREGADVAISYLPEEEDDAARIAALIEKAGRKALTLPADLTDPDAPAALVTDVVEGLGGLDILVSNAGRQVATAQLNEIEEAQFEETYQINVFAMIRLIQAAVPHMPPGSSIVASTSIQAYKPSSDLLDYASTKAAINNLTKGLAQQLAPKGIRVNAVAPGPVWTALQISGGQLKESLPDFGKDTALGRAGHPAEMAPCYVFLASSESSYVVGETLNANGGIPSP; encoded by the coding sequence ATGAGTGACCAGTACACGTTCCGCGACCCCGTCACACTGTTCCCAGAGGTGACTCCACCCATCCAGCACCAGGAGCCCCCGGGCCTGGAGATCCTGATGACCCCCGAGCCGGATCTGGGAGACGACTACTACCGCGGACTCGGCCGCCTGGAGGGCCGCAAGGCCCTCGTGACCGGCGGGGACTCCGGCATCGGCGCCGCCGTCGCCATCGCCTTCGCGCGGGAGGGGGCGGACGTCGCCATCTCCTACCTTCCGGAAGAAGAGGACGACGCGGCTAGGATCGCGGCGCTCATCGAGAAGGCCGGGCGTAAAGCTCTCACGCTGCCGGCGGACCTCACGGACCCCGACGCCCCCGCCGCCCTCGTCACCGACGTCGTGGAGGGGCTCGGCGGACTGGACATCCTGGTCAGCAACGCCGGCCGGCAGGTCGCCACCGCCCAGCTCAACGAGATCGAGGAAGCGCAGTTCGAGGAGACCTACCAGATCAACGTCTTCGCGATGATCCGCCTCATCCAGGCCGCGGTGCCCCACATGCCGCCCGGTTCGAGCATCGTGGCGAGCACGTCCATCCAGGCGTACAAGCCGTCCTCGGATCTGCTGGACTACGCCTCGACGAAGGCGGCGATCAACAATCTGACCAAGGGCCTCGCACAGCAGCTGGCGCCGAAGGGCATCCGCGTCAATGCCGTGGCGCCCGGCCCGGTCTGGACGGCCCTGCAGATCAGCGGCGGCCAGCTGAAGGAGAGCCTGCCCGACTTCGGCAAGGACACGGCGCTCGGCCGTGCCGGTCACCCGGCGGAGATGGCGCCCTGCTACGTGTTCCTGGCCTCCTCCGAGTCCAGCTATGTGGTCGGCGAGACGCTCAACGCGAACGGCGGCATTCCCAGCCCGTGA
- a CDS encoding DUF6328 family protein — MEDSDDDYQRRESETHRLDRHWNELLQELRVTQTAAQIIGGFLFTLPFQQRFASLDTWDKALYLGLVLLAAATTIITLLPVAVHRRVFRRHQRGSLVGLADRASKTVLVLLPLLVAGTLTFTVDVVAGRTAATLCAVAALGVLALLFVTVAFIGPRVHAAVDDVEEGEGENGR; from the coding sequence ATGGAAGACAGCGACGACGATTACCAGCGCCGCGAGTCAGAGACCCATCGGCTGGACCGGCACTGGAATGAACTGCTCCAGGAGCTCAGGGTCACGCAGACGGCCGCTCAGATCATCGGCGGCTTCCTATTCACCCTGCCGTTCCAGCAGCGTTTCGCGTCGCTCGACACGTGGGACAAGGCCCTGTACCTGGGCCTCGTCCTCCTGGCCGCAGCGACCACGATCATCACGCTCCTGCCGGTGGCCGTGCACCGCCGGGTCTTCCGGCGCCACCAGCGCGGGTCCCTCGTGGGCCTGGCCGACCGCGCGAGCAAGACCGTACTGGTCCTGCTCCCCCTGCTGGTGGCCGGGACGCTCACCTTCACGGTCGATGTCGTGGCCGGGAGGACCGCTGCGACGCTGTGCGCCGTGGCCGCGCTCGGGGTGCTGGCTCTGCTCTTCGTGACGGTCGCGTTCATCGGCCCGCGCGTGCACGCCGCCGTCGACGACGTGGAGGAGGGCGAGGGCGAGAACGGGCGCTGA
- a CDS encoding DUF7218 family protein — MPDKKNPSLKDPELYEELREDGASKSKAARISNAAAKKGRSAVGRKGGKSGDYEDWTVKELKSKAKEIGLKGYSDKRKSELIDALRNS; from the coding sequence ATGCCAGACAAGAAGAATCCATCATTGAAGGACCCCGAACTCTATGAAGAACTCCGTGAGGACGGGGCTTCCAAGAGCAAAGCAGCCAGGATTTCCAATGCGGCAGCCAAGAAAGGCCGCAGTGCGGTCGGCCGGAAAGGCGGAAAATCCGGCGATTACGAGGACTGGACGGTCAAGGAGCTGAAATCCAAGGCCAAAGAAATCGGCTTGAAGGGCTATTCGGATAAGCGCAAGTCGGAACTGATCGACGCGCTCCGCAACTCCTGA
- a CDS encoding Dps family protein, giving the protein MKASSDLARQVQAVLVDLIALGIQGKQAHWNVVGPNFRDLHLQLDEIVAASRLLSDRLAERLRALHAEPDGRTRTITETTTLKEFPPGPVSTDVVVADIGERLQAAAATALAVHDAVDSEDPTTADLLHDVLETLEQLHWMLTAEHPELRHSSD; this is encoded by the coding sequence ATGAAGGCATCATCCGACCTTGCACGGCAGGTTCAGGCTGTACTGGTCGACCTCATCGCCCTGGGAATTCAGGGGAAGCAAGCACATTGGAATGTGGTGGGTCCGAATTTCCGGGACCTCCATCTGCAACTCGACGAAATCGTCGCCGCCTCCCGGCTCCTCTCCGACCGGTTGGCCGAACGCCTGAGGGCTCTCCACGCTGAGCCCGACGGACGAACGCGCACCATCACGGAGACGACCACGCTGAAGGAATTCCCTCCCGGCCCGGTGAGCACCGACGTCGTCGTGGCTGACATCGGCGAGCGGCTGCAAGCCGCTGCCGCCACCGCTCTTGCGGTGCACGATGCCGTGGACTCCGAGGATCCCACCACGGCAGACCTCCTCCACGACGTCCTCGAAACTCTCGAACAGCTCCACTGGATGCTGACCGCCGAGCATCCGGAGCTGCGTCACAGCAGCGACTGA